In Fusarium oxysporum Fo47 chromosome XI, complete sequence, the following are encoded in one genomic region:
- a CDS encoding Alpha/Beta hydrolase protein has protein sequence MEFNPTRSIIHNEGCDLHYWYQGSGPLIIFIPGGNGHGRQFNNIIAALSGRFTCATFDRRQMSASQVPVNKRLSPPQQARDIRAVIKAIGFKKAILFGSSSGGTFAYQFAHDFPEMVVHLICHEAGLAMLLPDATQITEWMYGLLHTFETEGQEAAAEEFAKCLIGYDAEGIPKPASPEASNPKNFWEYEWAPLIGYCPNMFRIKEHGVSVGVMRGVRCKDAFYARAAEEQAKILECPRMTVPGHHGGFQCETEEFVPSLLEMLDILEKRK, from the coding sequence ATGGAGTTCAATCCAACCAGAAGCATTATCCACAACGAAGGCTGCGACCTTCACTACTGGTATCAAGGCTCTGGGCCTCttatcatcttcatccctGGTGGAAATGGCCACGGACGACAGTTCAACAACATAATAGCCGCTCTATCTGGCCGTTTCACCTGCGCAACCTTTGATCGCCGCCAAATGTCAGCAAGTCAAGTACCCGTTAACAAACGCTTAAGTCCTCCCCAACAAGCCCGAGATATCCGAGCCGTAATCAAAGCTATTGGCTTCAAAAAGGCTATTCTCTTTGGAAGTAGCTCCGGTGGTACTTTCGCATACCAATTCGCCCATGACTTTCCCGAAATGGTCGTTCATTTGATCTGCCATGAAGCTGGTCTTGCAATGCTTCTACCCGACGCAACGCAGATAACAGAGTGGATGTACGGTCTTCTACACACCTTCGAAAcggaaggccaagaagcagccGCCGAAGAGTTTGCGAAATGCCTCATTGGCTACGATGCTGAGGGCATTCCAAAGCCTGCATCGCCTGAGGCAAGCAACCCTAAGAACTTTTGGGAATACGAATGGGCGCCGTTGATTGGATACTGCCCTAACATGTTTCGAATTAAGGAGCACGGGGTCAGCGTTGGTGTGATGAGAGGTGTACGTTGTAAAGATGCTTTCTACGCGAGAGCGGCTGAGGAACAggccaagatcttggagtGTCCTAGGATGACGGTGCCTGGACATCACGGAGGGTTTCAGTGTGAGACAGAAGAGTTTGTCCCGTCACTTTTAGAGATGCTCGATATTTTGGAGAAAAGAAAGTAG